The following proteins come from a genomic window of Panicum hallii strain FIL2 chromosome 8, PHallii_v3.1, whole genome shotgun sequence:
- the LOC112903685 gene encoding uncharacterized protein LOC112903685: MGLDISNMLTPSRAPFYGIIPRNVATPLGSVILPVTFGTKDNDHTEYIKFKVADFESSYHAIFGRPALAKFIAVPHYIYLLLKIPSKTGVLTFRGDLKKLYDCDQEAIEYAVTSHMLEPSAKVFATMKKLTNLEMEISSQRPSKSRVKPNPSDISVKAIQLQEGDSSKTVLIRGGLSDK, from the coding sequence atggggctggaCATCTCCAATATGCTCACCCCCAGCAGAGCTCCGTTCTATGGCATCATTCCAAGAAACGTGGCTACGCCACTCGGTTCAGTTATCCtaccagtcacctttgggacgaAGGACAACGACCACAcagagtacatcaagttcaagGTGGCTGACTTCGAGTCGTCATATCATGCTATCTTCGGCAGACCAGCATTGGCCAAATTCATAGCCGTGCCTCACTACATTTACCTACTACTCAAGATTCCAAGCAAGACAGGCGTCCTCACGTTCcgtggtgacttgaagaagttgtacgactgcgaccaagaAGCGATCGAGTATGCCGTGACATCACACATGCTAGAGCCTTCTGCGAAAGTCTTTGCGACCATGAAAAAGCTCACCAActtagagatggagatctccagccAGAGGCCTAGcaagtcgagggttaaacccaaccccagcgatATCAGcgtcaaggccatccagctgcaagaaggcgactcgTCCAAGACTGTTTTGATCAGAGGCGGCttgagtgacaaatag